The DNA segment TATGGCTGACGGCTCTACCAGGGAAAAATTCGAAAAGGAAATTTCTACTGCAAAGGAAGGAGTAATAATCTCTGGAGGCTCAACTGCTAGGGGAGATGTTCCAGTTTGGAAATATTCTGACATCCTAAGAAGTAGAAAGGATTTAACAATAATTGCACATACTGGAGTAGTTAAGAATGAGGAAATTGCAAGGAAATTCAAGGAATCTGGAGTAAAGATTGCGTTATTGGACATGGTTGGAGATAACGAGACTATTAAGGAAGTACTAGGTCAGCCTTTTACGGTAGATGATTACTTGAATTCTTTTAAATACTTAAAGAAAGAAGGAATAAAGATCGTTCCTCACGTAATCATGGGTTTAAGTAAAAAAGGAGAGGAAGGGGACTTAAATGCAATAAGGTTATTGAAGGAAGTTAATCCGGACGCAGTAATAATAGTAGGTTTAATGCCTTTAGTTGGGACAGCATATAACGAAATTTCTCCACCTTCTCCTTCACATTTAATTAATGGACTTAAGTTGGCTAGAGATTTATTTAACGTCCCAGTAATGTTAGGTTGTGCTAGGCCCTTAGGAAGTAAATATAGTGAAGTTGAGAAGTTTGCAGTTGATTATGACGTGGATGGAATAGCTTTTCCAGAGGAAAATACTATAAAATACGCTGAAGAAAAAGGAAGAAAAGTAATCTTAAGTAATGCTTGTTGCAGTAACGTAGTTTATGACTTTATTTTACGGGTGTCCATATGATAAGTAGTCCAGATTGGGTTAGGTTAAGTTTCGGGGCAGACATGGTTTTAGGTTTCAGCCCCGGAAAATTTCTAAAGGGAGCGTTAAATACTACAATAAATCTCCTAGAGTACTATCCTGACGGATGTAAAGCAAACTGTATCTACTGCGGTCAAGCCAGAGAAGTAGCTAAAGGACCAGAATGCAAAACGTTAATAAGAGTTGAGTGGCCTCTAAGAAAACTTGACGACGTGTTAAATAGAATTAAAGAAAGGGAAGGAAATCCTGAATACGGACTTCAAAGGATATGCGTAGGGCAGTTAGCTCATCCAAGAGCTTCTCCAGACGCAATAGAAATCACTAAAAGAATTAGAGAGAAGGGAATAGAATTACAAATATCTGAACTAGTAACTGCAACATATACTTTTAAACAACATATGATCGAAATGAGAAAGGCAGGGGCAGACATGATAGACGTTGCAATTGATGCTGCCAGTAAAAGAGTTTTTGACCAAGTTAGAGGAAAGCCAGTGAGAAGTATGCATAGATGGGAAAGGTACATTCAAGCAATTGATGAAGCTGTAGAGGTGTTTGGCAAAAAGAACGCTGGAATTCATTTAATTGTTGGCCTAGGAGAGACTGAAAAAGAAGCTGTCGAGTTAATTTGGTACGCTCATAGTAGGGGGGCTAAAATAAGCTTATTTGCGTTCTATCCGGAAGTGGGAACTCCTATGCAAAACAAAAAGCCAGTTCCACTAAATGTTTACAGAAGAATTCAGTTAGCCAGATGGTTAATAGAGAATGACCTAGTTAAGTTAGAGGACTTTACTTTTGACGAAGAAGGCAAGATAGTTGATATAAATATTCCCCAAGACCTGAGCTTAAAGGAACTTGCGCCGGCCTTTATGACGAGCGGGTGCCCAGGTTGTAATAGACCTTATTCTAACGAAAGGCCAGGAAGTGTATTGAAGAATTATCCTTGGTATCCAGACGAGAAGCAAACCTTATCTGCAATAAAGGCAAGCAAAATACCATCTTTAATAAAGAGGTTTGTAAACTGAATGCTCCTAAGTTATTTTTCTAGCGGTTTTCCTTCTCACGTTAAAGGTAAAGCTTTAGATCTTTCTTCGGATGACATGGAATATTTTTATTCTCCGTTTGACGGTAGAATTGAAAGAATTGAAAAATTTGTAGTAGGTAGACCAAATAAATTTGCTAAAGTTAATTACGATTACCTTATTCTACTAAGGAGAGAAAACGGCAAACTAATAAAGATACTCCATGTAGAACCTTTCATAACTGTTGGAGAAGAGATAAAGAAAGGAGATAAGCTAGGTAAGTTTCTGATTAATCCTTACACTGGTGGAGATTTC comes from the Acidianus infernus genome and includes:
- a CDS encoding radical SAM protein; this translates as MRPIYFYAPSLKRYENEYFTSRSGWKAISVTGTYCAFSCKHCNRRVLETMADGSTREKFEKEISTAKEGVIISGGSTARGDVPVWKYSDILRSRKDLTIIAHTGVVKNEEIARKFKESGVKIALLDMVGDNETIKEVLGQPFTVDDYLNSFKYLKKEGIKIVPHVIMGLSKKGEEGDLNAIRLLKEVNPDAVIIVGLMPLVGTAYNEISPPSPSHLINGLKLARDLFNVPVMLGCARPLGSKYSEVEKFAVDYDVDGIAFPEENTIKYAEEKGRKVILSNACCSNVVYDFILRVSI
- a CDS encoding radical SAM protein codes for the protein MISSPDWVRLSFGADMVLGFSPGKFLKGALNTTINLLEYYPDGCKANCIYCGQAREVAKGPECKTLIRVEWPLRKLDDVLNRIKEREGNPEYGLQRICVGQLAHPRASPDAIEITKRIREKGIELQISELVTATYTFKQHMIEMRKAGADMIDVAIDAASKRVFDQVRGKPVRSMHRWERYIQAIDEAVEVFGKKNAGIHLIVGLGETEKEAVELIWYAHSRGAKISLFAFYPEVGTPMQNKKPVPLNVYRRIQLARWLIENDLVKLEDFTFDEEGKIVDINIPQDLSLKELAPAFMTSGCPGCNRPYSNERPGSVLKNYPWYPDEKQTLSAIKASKIPSLIKRFVN